A window of the Gossypium hirsutum isolate 1008001.06 chromosome A05, Gossypium_hirsutum_v2.1, whole genome shotgun sequence genome harbors these coding sequences:
- the LOC107937735 gene encoding probable polyamine oxidase 5 has translation MGKKPRIVIIGAGMAGLTAANKLYTSTGSDHLFELVVVEGGDRIGGRINTSEFCGDRIEMGATWIHGIGGSPVHQIAREIHALESDKPWECMDGFSGEPKTIAEGGFELNASIVDPISTLFKNLMDFAQGKLTEYSAGSGGDACYYNFAAKAALKDCTSNGGFGNQSVGAFLRRGLGAYWDSCKDREELNGYGKWSRKLLEEAVFAMHENTQRTYTSAGDLFNLDYEAESEYRMFPGEEITISKGYLSIIEHLASVLPPGVIQLGRKVTRIEWQPEGHKSIQVPNGYDSRPVKIEFCDGSSMLADHVIVTVSLGVLKSGTGQDSGMFNPPLPTFKTEAISRLGYGVVNKLFLQWSPNGNRPANDKEKFPSLQIVFHPPESELRHEKIPGWMRRTASLSPIYNNSSVLLSWFAGKEALELETLSDEEIINGVSATVSGLLPVSKHHKEDKYNSPEFCNGNVESCDDNGVRFGKVLKSKWGSDPLFLGSYSYVAVGSSGADLDTMAEPLPKLGSTDSDHHPLQILFAGEATHRTHYSTTHGAYFSGLREANRLLKHYRCVGV, from the coding sequence ATGGGAAAGAAGCCAAGAATTGTGATAATTGGAGCTGGGATGGCTGGTCTTACTGCAGCTAACAAGCTCTATACTTCCACTGGCTCCGACCATTTGTTTGAGCTTGTTGTTGTTGAAGGTGGTGATAGAATTGGTGGCAGAATCAACACTTCGGAGTTTTGTGGTGACAGAATTGAGATGGGTGCTACTTGGATCCATGGTATAGGAGGCAGCCCGGTACATCAAATTGCTCGGGAAATCCATGCGCTTGAGTCTGATAAGCCATGGGAGTGTATGGATGGGTTCTCGGGTGAGCCAAAGACTATTGCTGAAGGTGGGTTCGAGCTAAATGCCTCCATCGTTGACCCCATATCCACCCTTTTCAAAAACCTGATGGATTTCGCTCAAGGGAAGCTGACTGAATACAGTGCAGGCAGCGGAGGAGATGCTTGTTACTACAATTTTGCAGCTAAAGCAGCCTTGAAAGATTGTACGAGCAATGGTGGCTTTGGTAACCAGAGTGTCGGTGCGTTTCTTAGACGAGGCCTTGGTGCTTACTGGGATTCTTGCAAGGACCGTGAGGAGCTGAACGGATATGGTAAATGGAGCAGAAAATTGCTTGAAGAAGCCGTTTTTGCTATGCATGAAAACACCCAGAGAACTTATACTTCTGCCGGTGATCTGTTCAATCTAGATTACGAGGCAGAAAGCGAGTACCGTATGTTTCCTGGTGAAGAAATCACCATTTCTAAAGGCTATTTGAGCATAATTGAACATCTTGCATCTGTTCTTCCTCCTGGCGTAATCCAATTAGGCCGCAAAGTCACAAGAATCGAATGGCAACCTGAGGGTCATAAATCAATACAAGTTCCAAATGGCTATGATTCCAGACCAGTGAAGATTGAGTTTTGTGATGGATCTTCTATGTTAGCAGATCATGTGATAGTCACAGTTTCATTAGGGGTCTTAAAATCTGGAACTGGTCAAGATTCGGGTATGTTCAATCCTCCCCTTCCTACTTTCAAGACAGAGGCTATATCAAGACTTGGATATGGAGTTGTTAACAAGCTGTTCCTTCAATGGAGTCCAAATGGTAATCGACCCGCCAATGATAAAGAGAAGTTCCCTTCCTTGCAAATTGTTTTCCATCCCCCAGAATCCGAGTTAAGGCATGAAAAGATCCCAGGGTGGATGAGGAGGACAGCTTCACTGTCTCCTATTTATAACAATTCAAGCGTCCTCCTATCCTGGTTTGCAGGTAAAGAAGCACTTGAGCTTGAAACACTTAGCGATGAAGAGATTATAAATGGAGTTTCAGCAACAGTATCTGGTTTATTACCAGTATCAAAACACCACAAGGAAGACAAGTATAATTCCCCTGAATTCTGCAATGGGAATGTGGAGAGCTGTGATGACAATGGAGTGAGATTTGGTAAGGTTTTGAAGAGCAAATGGGGCAGTGATCCATTATTCTTGGGATCTTACAGCTACGTGGCTGTTGGATCAAGCGGTGCTGATTTAGACACAATGGCTGAACCCTTACCAAAGCTTGGGAGCACTGACTCAGACCACCATCCACTTCAAATATTGTTTGCTGGGGAGGCTACACACAGAACCCACTATTCTACAACCCATGGAGCTTATTTCAGTGGTCTTAGGGAAGCCAATAGGCTTCTCAAACATTATCGTTGTGTTGGGGTTTAG
- the LOC107937710 gene encoding GATA transcription factor 21, with protein MTSSNCYSSIYPFPIDLNEDDQHQHHQLFNLISQPSSSSSSSSSSSSPSTSLTCPFSFSPTVQHQQAAFYQSLPQQFHDDQQDQEKIHIPQDGPLRSDCELRLSIWKKEERVETHHQSHDSAKWMPSKMRMMRKMMSSDHTDLSNSPTPKSEDHQEQKQPSSSPDNNNSTIRVCADCNTTKTPLWRSGPRGPKSLCNACGIRQRKARRAAAVAAAAASSVVAAETPPSMRSEVQLKAKRSSNNGVPHLKNKKCKHNSQSQSRKKLCFEDLRIILSKNSAFHGVFPQDEKEAAILLMALSYGLVHG; from the exons ATGACTTCTAGTAATTGTTATTCATCTATTTATCCTTTTCCTATTGACCTAAACGAAGATGATCAACACCAACACCACCAGCTTTTCAACTTAATATCTcaaccttcttcttcttcttcttcatcatcttcttcttcgtcGCCTTCTACTTCACTTACTTGTCCTTTTTCCTTCAGCCCAACTGTTCAACACCAGCAAGCAGCTTTCTATCAGAGCCTACCCCAGCAGTTCCATGATGATCAACAAGATCAG GAAAAAATACATATTCCACAAGATGGACCATTGAGGAGTGACTGTGAGCTCAGGTTATCTATATGGAAAAAGGAAGAAAGGGTTGAAACTCATCATCAAAGTCATGATTCTGCTAAGTGGATGCCTTCAAAGATGAGGatgatgaggaagatgatgagCTCCGATCACACCGATTTATCAAATAGCCCTACACCGAAATCCGAAGATCACCAGGAGCAGAAACAACCATCATCTTCTCCAGACAACAACAACAGCACAATTAGGGTTTGTGCTGATTGCAACACTACTAAGACTCCTCTCTGGAGGAGTGGACCCCGGGGCCCCAAG TCCCTTTGCAACGCCTGTGGAATTCGTCAAAGAAAAGCAAGAAGGGCTGCAGCGGTGGCGGCGGCGGCGGCAAGCAGCGTTGTTGCAGCTGAGACACCGCCAAGTATGAGAAGTGAGGTTCAACTTAAGGCGAAGAGATCAAGCAACAATGGTGTTCCACATTTGAAGAACAAAAAATGCAAACATAATTCTCAATCTCAAAGTAGAAAGAAGCTGTGTTTCGAAGATTTAAGGATAATATTGAGCAAGAATTCAGCTTTTCATGGAGTTTTTCCTCAGGACGAGAAAGAAGCCGCGATCCTACTCATGGCCTTATCGTATGGTCTTGTTCATGGTTGA